The following are encoded together in the Proteiniphilum saccharofermentans genome:
- a CDS encoding sensor histidine kinase: MTLLAEKSIIELAYLKAQINPHFILNTLNTIYSFILKGSEKASDAILLYSQVIRYIFDKIETNFVPLQEEIDYINNYIDLQILRFTDTLNIEFEIKGNVGDHKIAPLTFISFIENSFQYGISNHYPSTISIHIEALDDSIHFTTKNRKYKKNDFQYIGRNIGIKNTKRKLNLIYPEKHKLSIKETNDSFYLDLIIFNTSYKQK, from the coding sequence TTGACTCTGCTGGCTGAAAAATCCATCATTGAACTTGCTTATCTGAAAGCCCAGATAAATCCTCATTTCATTCTCAATACACTCAATACAATCTATTCGTTCATTCTTAAAGGGAGTGAGAAAGCCTCTGACGCAATATTATTGTATTCCCAGGTTATCCGTTATATTTTCGATAAAATAGAAACAAACTTTGTACCCTTACAGGAAGAGATTGATTATATAAATAATTATATCGACTTGCAGATTTTGAGATTTACGGATACTTTAAATATTGAATTTGAAATCAAAGGCAATGTTGGGGATCATAAGATTGCCCCTCTTACATTTATTTCTTTTATCGAAAATAGTTTTCAATATGGGATAAGTAATCATTATCCTTCTACCATATCCATTCATATTGAAGCATTGGATGACAGTATACACTTCACCACAAAAAACAGGAAATACAAAAAAAATGATTTTCAATATATAGGAAGGAATATTGGAATAAAAAACACAAAAAGAAAATTAAACCTCATCTATCCCGAAAAGCATAAACTGTCCATAAAAGAAACAAATGATTCTTTTTATCTCGATTTAATTATCTTTAATACATCTTATAAACAGAAATAA
- a CDS encoding Kelch repeat-containing protein, with protein MNDRTKLLMGLSLSLFSLFCFFSCSDDSDSDLVGNWIKRSDFGGPIRGFASSFVIGRKAYVVGGYTSKKRRLNDIWEYNIDQGYWTQKADFPGTARNAAFAFASEDKGYYGTGTDATNNYGDFWEFDPDNNQWTQKADFPGGARYGVTAFYLNGIGYAGTGLGTNYYMDFYKYDPATDTWETGVSIQGSKRANATNFIIDNKAYVVGGGNSSGYVTDFWMFDPDTQTWEEKAQIGDKTDDDFDDDYTTITRLNTVSFVINGLGYLATGETGSLNSYTWEYNPVTDRWTERTSFEGTARTGAVGFSIDNRGFVLTGVGSTSSTDLYFDDMWEFKPRDEYNEYD; from the coding sequence ATGAATGATCGAACTAAATTATTAATGGGACTCTCCCTTAGCTTATTCAGTTTATTTTGTTTTTTCTCCTGTTCTGATGACAGCGACAGCGACCTGGTGGGTAACTGGATCAAACGTTCGGACTTCGGGGGGCCGATCCGGGGATTTGCTTCCAGTTTTGTAATAGGCCGAAAAGCATATGTAGTGGGAGGTTATACCTCCAAGAAGCGAAGATTAAATGATATCTGGGAGTATAATATTGATCAGGGTTATTGGACGCAAAAAGCCGATTTTCCGGGCACGGCCAGAAATGCCGCGTTTGCTTTCGCCTCTGAAGACAAAGGTTATTATGGAACCGGAACGGATGCGACAAATAATTATGGCGATTTCTGGGAGTTTGATCCGGACAATAATCAATGGACGCAAAAAGCCGATTTTCCCGGTGGTGCCCGTTATGGCGTTACCGCATTTTATCTGAACGGGATCGGCTATGCAGGTACCGGTTTGGGTACCAATTATTATATGGATTTTTATAAATATGATCCCGCCACCGATACATGGGAAACCGGGGTAAGTATTCAAGGGTCAAAACGCGCGAATGCCACCAACTTCATTATAGACAATAAAGCGTATGTTGTGGGAGGTGGGAATAGCAGTGGTTATGTTACCGATTTCTGGATGTTCGATCCCGATACCCAGACATGGGAAGAAAAAGCGCAGATAGGGGATAAAACCGATGATGATTTTGATGACGATTATACGACCATTACCCGTCTGAATACGGTTTCTTTTGTCATTAACGGACTGGGGTATTTAGCCACAGGTGAAACAGGTAGCCTTAACAGCTATACATGGGAATACAACCCGGTTACCGACAGATGGACGGAAAGAACATCCTTTGAAGGAACAGCGCGAACCGGAGCTGTTGGTTTTTCGATTGACAACAGGGGGTTTGTTTTAACCGGCGTGGGCTCTACATCATCCACCGATCTTTATTTTGATGATATGTGGGAATTTAAACCGAGGGACGAGTATAATGAATATGACTAA
- a CDS encoding IS30 family transposase, with translation MRKKYKQLTSEQRYAIYLGIKNGDSQRTIAESIGVSPSTVSRELGRNKKKHGGYSWRLAHEMAQERKERLPGNRDTPEWIKQKVFRLVRDEWSPKQISGYLEKYKQIRVSHETIYKWIREDKIAGGDLYTHCRHKLKHRKRPVGSVKGIPNRRSIRERPVEADGSRFGDFEMDTIIGANQSEVILTVTERKTNLVMTRGLPRGKDSKEVAKVLANMLLPYKDIIKTITTDNGTEFAAHEMITKRLGVPVYFTDPYSSWQKGAIENANKLIRQYIPKGASFKDYPPGRLKQIQHKLNNRPREKLSFSTPKVEFYKQLM, from the coding sequence ATGAGAAAAAAATACAAACAGTTAACTTCAGAACAAAGGTACGCGATTTATTTAGGTATAAAAAATGGTGACAGCCAGCGAACCATCGCAGAGTCCATAGGGGTCAGTCCTTCAACGGTGTCCAGGGAACTGGGTCGTAACAAGAAGAAACATGGAGGTTACTCCTGGCGCTTGGCTCACGAGATGGCACAAGAGAGAAAGGAGCGTTTGCCCGGGAACAGGGACACCCCGGAGTGGATTAAACAGAAGGTGTTCCGGCTTGTCCGTGATGAATGGTCTCCCAAGCAGATCAGCGGATATTTGGAGAAATACAAGCAAATCCGGGTTTCCCACGAGACCATTTACAAGTGGATCCGGGAGGACAAAATAGCCGGGGGTGACCTTTACACGCATTGCCGCCACAAGCTCAAGCACCGCAAGAGGCCGGTGGGGTCAGTCAAGGGCATCCCCAACCGGAGAAGCATCCGGGAAAGGCCCGTGGAGGCCGACGGGAGCCGGTTCGGTGACTTTGAAATGGACACGATAATAGGAGCCAATCAATCGGAGGTGATCTTGACGGTAACGGAAAGGAAAACGAACCTTGTAATGACCAGGGGACTGCCCCGGGGCAAGGACTCCAAGGAGGTGGCAAAAGTGCTTGCTAACATGCTGCTACCCTACAAGGATATAATAAAGACCATCACCACGGATAACGGCACGGAGTTCGCCGCCCATGAAATGATAACTAAAAGACTGGGAGTCCCCGTATATTTTACAGACCCCTATTCATCGTGGCAAAAAGGAGCGATTGAAAATGCTAATAAACTCATCCGGCAATACATCCCCAAGGGGGCATCATTCAAGGACTATCCCCCGGGGAGATTAAAGCAAATACAGCATAAATTGAACAATCGACCAAGAGAAAAATTAAGCTTCAGCACACCAAAAGTTGAGTTTTACAAACAATTAATGTAA
- a CDS encoding MFS transporter has translation MDSYTKTEEEPQQKNRVQSKVIDQKTIYTILFTISFAHLLNDMMQSVIPAVYPIIKEKFNFSFTQIGIITLTFQFASSVLQPFIGFYTDKHPKPFSLSIGMSFTLTGLIVLSVASDFYAFLLAVTLVGIGSSVFHPESSKVAQLASGGRKGLAQSIFQVGGNFGSAMGPLLAALIVIPFGQPAIIWFTLAALLAILILFRVGRWYQAHLHIKLTAHGRIQAEKANTLPRKKVIGSLIILLFLIFSKYFYMASMTSYFTFFLIEKFNVSVQHSQLYLFTFLAAVAAGTIAGGPLGDRFGRKYIIWFSILGAAPFALFMPHVGLWATIVLAVFVGLILSSAFSAILVYATDLVPGKVGMIAGLFFGFAFGIAGIASAFFGWLADKTSIEFVFNICAYLPLIGIITAFLPNIETRRKKEI, from the coding sequence TGCCCACTTACTCAATGATATGATGCAGTCGGTCATTCCTGCCGTATATCCCATTATTAAAGAGAAATTTAATTTTTCATTCACACAGATAGGCATAATAACCCTTACATTTCAATTTGCTTCCTCAGTATTACAACCCTTTATCGGTTTTTATACGGACAAGCATCCAAAGCCATTCTCCCTTTCCATCGGAATGAGTTTTACATTGACAGGACTTATCGTCTTGTCGGTCGCCTCGGATTTTTACGCCTTTCTTCTGGCAGTTACTCTTGTAGGTATAGGTTCTTCGGTATTTCATCCGGAATCTTCGAAAGTGGCACAATTAGCGTCAGGCGGAAGGAAAGGGCTCGCTCAGTCTATTTTTCAGGTAGGAGGAAATTTCGGAAGTGCTATGGGGCCGCTTTTAGCGGCATTGATTGTCATACCTTTCGGACAACCTGCTATTATATGGTTTACCCTGGCGGCTCTACTGGCTATCCTTATTCTCTTCAGGGTTGGGAGATGGTATCAGGCGCACTTGCATATAAAACTGACAGCTCATGGCAGGATACAGGCAGAAAAAGCCAATACATTACCGCGAAAAAAGGTAATTGGCTCATTAATCATACTACTTTTCCTCATTTTTTCCAAGTACTTTTATATGGCAAGTATGACGAGTTATTTCACATTTTTCCTGATTGAAAAATTTAATGTTTCCGTTCAGCACTCGCAGTTATACTTATTTACCTTCCTTGCTGCAGTGGCTGCCGGAACAATTGCGGGGGGACCTTTAGGAGACCGATTCGGCAGAAAGTATATCATCTGGTTTTCCATACTCGGAGCCGCTCCTTTTGCCCTTTTCATGCCTCATGTCGGTCTTTGGGCTACCATCGTCCTGGCCGTGTTTGTAGGCTTAATCCTTTCCTCTGCATTTTCTGCCATACTGGTATATGCGACCGATCTTGTTCCGGGAAAAGTGGGTATGATTGCCGGCCTGTTTTTTGGCTTTGCCTTCGGCATAGCAGGTATCGCCTCCGCCTTCTTTGGTTGGCTTGCAGATAAAACAAGCATTGAATTTGTATTCAATATTTGTGCTTATTTACCCTTAATCGGAATAATAACGGCTTTTCTTCCAAATATTGAAACCAGAAGAAAGAAAGAGATATAA
- a CDS encoding LytR/AlgR family response regulator transcription factor, with amino-acid sequence MMRKINCVIIDDEPPASDILKYYIDKTPNFEVTEIYYDPIKALEGLRGKKVDVIFCDVEMPDINGLQLLESLCLDRNKNTLVVIISAHAKYAIDGFDINAIDYLLKPVSFARFLKSTQKILDYLKDQNSKDIDTGTEEQMPLTESSKDYIFIKSKGKLLKINYTEILYIESIGDYVKIYLENSKSIVIMDSLKYLEKTLPDDFFKRIHRSYIVAISRIRAIEYKKVIIGENLSLPISNSYYNALYDSLVSNHIVRSISER; translated from the coding sequence ATGATGAGGAAAATAAATTGTGTTATCATCGATGATGAACCCCCGGCTTCTGATATTTTAAAATACTATATAGATAAGACTCCGAATTTTGAAGTAACAGAAATATATTATGATCCGATAAAAGCTTTGGAAGGACTAAGGGGTAAAAAAGTGGATGTGATTTTTTGTGATGTGGAAATGCCTGACATTAACGGGCTTCAGTTGCTTGAATCCCTTTGTTTAGACCGGAATAAAAATACTCTGGTGGTTATAATCTCGGCTCATGCCAAATATGCGATTGATGGGTTTGACATCAATGCTATCGATTATTTACTAAAACCGGTATCTTTTGCCAGATTTCTAAAATCTACACAAAAAATACTGGACTATTTAAAGGATCAAAATTCGAAAGATATAGATACAGGCACTGAAGAACAAATGCCATTAACGGAATCGTCAAAAGATTATATCTTCATAAAATCGAAAGGTAAATTACTTAAAATAAACTATACTGAAATTCTTTACATTGAATCTATCGGTGATTATGTGAAAATTTACCTTGAAAACTCCAAATCTATTGTGATTATGGATAGCTTGAAGTATTTGGAAAAAACACTGCCTGACGACTTTTTTAAACGGATACATCGTTCCTATATAGTGGCCATATCACGAATAAGAGCCATAGAATATAAAAAAGTCATTATTGGAGAAAATTTATCGTTGCCCATAAGTAACTCATATTATAATGCCCTGTATGACAGTCTGGTGTCTAATCATATCGTGAGGTCAATAAGTGAACGATAA
- a CDS encoding DUF4270 family protein codes for MKFLPCFVLCSLFFGSCISDDFSVGDNLVSVNGRSMLIEDCTVALETHLGDSSVTTGLSRIFEGRYNSSDFGIITAHSYFDFNPPSYSSSEFGSDATVTVQFDSISLILKYDDFSYGDTTRIQTLNIYRLRQIIELDDKSQLYTTSSVPAETEPWVTCQFHRPEEHWDNDSTLEVRLPDEFGLELVDLMHARSDLLDAYANFRTYFKGIKISPGTDDNAAVNSFVLDEEYPAIRIHYTTIGAVSTEENKIDMTVNTSTAFSQIEADRNNTLLHSLGYDNPIPSAETDNKVHLQGLTGLYTKLSFPDLNEILKLGDQVIISSAILYVYPVSGTYNDFTPLPANLVLNYLDENGKAIDIYVDPSTVTVQSGTLVEDKIYGRNTYYAFDVTSYLQYELGLVGMYKSSLQLFLDDTEKNNTLKSLVLGDSSFSTEENRVKLIIYVIVYDND; via the coding sequence ATGAAATTCTTACCGTGTTTTGTATTATGTTCTCTCTTTTTCGGATCATGTATCAGTGATGATTTTTCCGTGGGAGATAATTTAGTCTCGGTAAACGGAAGAAGTATGCTGATAGAAGACTGTACGGTGGCGTTGGAAACCCATCTGGGTGATTCATCCGTCACAACAGGATTGTCCCGGATCTTCGAAGGCAGATACAATTCATCGGATTTTGGAATTATAACGGCCCATTCTTATTTCGACTTTAACCCGCCCAGCTACAGCAGTTCGGAATTTGGTTCCGATGCCACTGTCACGGTTCAATTTGATTCCATTTCACTGATCCTGAAATATGACGACTTTAGTTATGGGGATACAACCCGGATCCAGACATTGAACATATACAGGCTAAGACAAATCATTGAATTAGATGATAAAAGCCAATTGTACACTACCTCATCTGTTCCTGCCGAAACAGAGCCGTGGGTAACCTGTCAATTCCACAGGCCGGAAGAACATTGGGACAATGACAGCACTTTAGAAGTGAGGTTGCCCGATGAATTCGGATTAGAATTGGTTGACCTTATGCACGCCCGATCTGATCTGTTGGATGCGTATGCAAATTTCCGGACGTATTTCAAAGGGATCAAAATTTCTCCGGGAACCGACGATAATGCCGCCGTCAACAGTTTTGTGCTCGATGAGGAATATCCGGCTATCAGGATTCACTATACAACTATAGGGGCTGTCTCTACCGAAGAAAACAAAATAGACATGACCGTAAATACAAGTACGGCCTTTTCCCAGATAGAGGCAGACAGAAACAACACCTTATTGCATTCGCTGGGCTATGACAATCCGATACCGTCTGCGGAGACGGATAATAAAGTCCATTTACAGGGATTGACGGGGTTATATACAAAACTGAGTTTCCCGGATCTGAATGAAATACTAAAACTGGGAGACCAGGTCATTATCTCTTCGGCCATCCTCTATGTTTACCCCGTATCAGGGACATATAACGATTTTACTCCCCTGCCTGCCAATCTTGTATTGAATTATCTGGATGAAAACGGTAAGGCGATAGATATATATGTGGATCCGAGTACAGTAACGGTACAGTCCGGAACCCTGGTCGAGGATAAGATCTATGGCAGGAACACCTACTATGCATTCGATGTGACCAGTTATCTGCAATATGAATTAGGCTTGGTAGGAATGTATAAATCATCCTTACAATTATTTCTGGACGATACAGAGAAGAACAATACTTTAAAAAGCCTGGTATTGGGCGATTCATCATTTTCGACTGAGGAAAACAGGGTTAAATTAATTATATACGTTATAGTTTATGATAATGATTGA